The region GATACCCTGAGGTGGGCAAAGGACCCCTGTTGTGTGAAGTCTCAGGCTGATCTCGGTCTAGATGACCAGCTTCTCCACACTCAGCGTACTCGTGGTTTCATCCTCTTCGTTTGACCCAAAATATCCCGGGAGGTCCAGCATCCCCTGCTCCGCCTCAGTGAGGCCGAAGGATGTGTTGTCGTAGTAGGCGAACTCCGGGTGGGCGGGGAAGCTCTGACATTTGTCTTTCCGACACTGAGAAGGGCTCAGAGGACTGACCCTCTGGTAGCTATCTCTGGGGGCCGGGGAGGAAGGCCGCTTCCTTGAGACATTCCTGTGACTGGGGGACGGTCCCCTCCGAGCCCGGTGAGGCTCCGTTCTCTCACCTCCCGCCACGAACCCTGCCTGGCGATCCCCCAGGTCTGGTTTCCTCGTGGGCTGCCCCAGGGTGTGGGGTTTAGGGAAAGGGCTTAACGGGCCACTGCTTCCACCTGCCCCTGGACAGTGGTCCCGTTTCTCCGGAAACAGGGCAGCGCCTCGACTCGGGGGCCGGACTCGCTCTCCCGCCTGGTCCCACGTCCGGTTCCTGGAGCTGTAGGCGGGGGCTTGCCGGGGGGTCAGGGTGGACAGGCTCCGCTCCCGGAACGGTCGGGCCTGCCTGGCCTCGTGGAAACTTGCGGTCCTCCGGAAATGGGACCCCCGGGGGTGGCTCCTCATCTGCGACTTGCGGAGGAGGCTCTGGCTGGGGCTGACGGCGCAGCTGGCCGGCGAGAGCGGGTGGTCCAGCCGGGAGGGGGGCCTGTCCCCGGCGCCGACCGCGGGCGGCTGCTCCAGGAACGGGGATTTGAGGCGGAACTTGCCGGCCGCGGCTTCTTCGGGGCTCTCGGAGCCTCCCGGGGGTGCGGTGACGGCGGCGTCGATGGCGGTGTCCGTCAGGGGGCTCTGGGACACGTGGTACACCTTGGTGGTCTCCGTCAGGCctttcttcttcatctccttCAACTGCTGCTGGGCCAGGCGGTAGCTGAACAGGGGTGGGATGATCTTCTGGGCGTTGGACTGGAAGCTCTCGCTGCCCGAGGTCTCGTCATCGGGGGGCGCCGGCACGCTCCGCCGGTAGGTCAGAGGGATGCCCTGGCCCGCGGGGCTCCCCACCGGCCCGTCGCCAGCATCTGAGAAGCTGCCGCGGGGCTCGCTCAGCTCGCAGATGTTCTCCTCGTCTGAGTTCTTCCGGCAGCCGGGCGCGTGCAGGGAGTTGTGGTGGACTGGGGTGCTGCACTTGGGGGTGCGGCCCAGCTTCCGCCACAGCGTGATGAGCACAGTGGCCACGATGATGAACAAGCACAGGGATATCCCAGTGACCGTCACGATGTTGTTGGACTTCACGGGAGTCTGGGGCTGGAAAGGAGACGGACTGGATGGCTGgaaagctacaaaaaaaaaaaaaaaggaagaacgaATGCATTCTCTAGTATCGTTTTCTCTGCCTGGGTCTAAGGTCTCTGAGTGGCTCGCTCTAATTATGTAGCaattaaagaaggaaggaaaataaacaagGGCTGGGATTTCTGGTCTTACATATATTTCTGCAGGCAGGCTTTTAAGCCAAGCTGAAAAACAGACACTGGTAGAAGCGAGGTGAGCAGATGAGCCACAGTCAAGGTGGCTCACTGGCTCTTGCGGACACTTGTCCCCAGTTTTCTACAAAGAAGCCTCATGAGGAACGTTTCAAGGTAAAAATCAAGGTTTTTCACTTAAGGTAAACATGGGATATCTATAATTAAATGTACCTTTGAGATGCACCTCTGAAAATTTCTGCCAAGTGTAACACTTGGGATGCAAAACAGTTTAGGCAGGTTGTAGCTCAATTTGCacatctcaagagaaattaaTAGGTGAAAAGAAGTCTTCCAGCAATATACTACAGCTCACTTTTCCCTCCCAGTGTCCAGGAACTGCCTTTCCTAAGTGTTGAAGCCTCTGCTCTCTCACTCTTGTTTTCTCAGCTGTTCACTCCCCTTCCTACCTTCTATGTGGCAttgattttccttcttccctgctcTCTCAAACTGGTGTGTCTCACAGTCATCAAAATGTTTCACCAAGACTCAGACGCCACCTGGGGCCTCAGCCTGTAGTACCCGGGAACCCGAGACCACCCAACGCAACCAGGCCtcacctctctttcctccttggtCACTGTTCGCCATTCAAGCCCTTCCAGTCACATGTCCTCTATCTCTTCCTCCCATAGTCTTATCCTCACCAGTTCTGTGCCGCATCTCCATCCTCCCActgctcccctttcccctttccacCGCACCCTATAGGACACCTAGAACCAAACTCCTCACGATGCAGAAACTTTCCACAAAACACTGTGTGTCTCCTTGCCTGACTGAGGACAGGCCATCCCTCAGGGCACAGCCTCCCCGGCTCACTCTTGGGTGAAGCTTTATCAGAAGCAGAACCAGAAGCAGGGCGCGTTCCGCAGCCTCCTCATTCCTGGCTGCCATCTCAGCCAACTTTTTACCTCCGTGTAGAAGTTCTAATCTTCTGACGCCCACGCCATCCACCCAGACCACCCTCTACCCTCTACCCCTCAACTCTGTCATCTCCCCACCTCAGGGCAGCCGTCAGTTACTAGCACCTGGGTCCAGTCTTCCTCACCATCCCACAGCTGGGACCATTCATTGTCCTTCCAAGCTGCCATACCTTCCCATTGTCTGCAGCTGCTCCTGTTCTGAAACCGTAAAGCTTCACAGCCCACCTTCCGGCTGTATCCTCCCCTCTCGCTCACTCATTGTTCATACAACAGTTACTCAACCTCGCCGCAACATCTGATTCTCCAACCCCTCCATTTTCTCTCCATCCGCCAGCCACCTTCTGCCCTCACTTCTCTCCCTACACCCAGGATCCATCACTTCAATCCTTCTACTGCCAATCATCTCAACTCTCTGACCTCTAACACTGAGCTGTATCCCTTCCCCTGCTCAGAAGCAAAAGTCTGTTCCTAGAAAAATCCAGACACGTGGATTATCTGCTGCTGCACCCAGGCCCCTGAGCCCTGGTGGAGAAAATAATGCACCCATGCAGGCCAGAACCTTTGCATACTGATGGCGCCCAAACTTGACTGCCCACAAATCCTTCCGCGGGTTCCTAAGCAACTCTCTCTTCCGTCCCCTACAACAGTGCTTCAAAGTTTTACCACTAATCCTCTTCCTCAGCCGTCTGCTAGATCACAAACGTTAGAAGCTATCAAGCAAGTACACCCCAGCTTCTTCTGccatcctctcctcccccatAAACTCAGCAGCAGCCACATCTCCACTTCCCTCTTTCTCTAGGGAATTAGTAGGAGAAGTGCCTTCCCATAAAGACGAGTCCACCAGGTGCTCTCTAGGCCACCCTTCTCCAGGGGGATCATCCCTCTGTACCTATTATCTCCAGCTTCTCCTCCGTGCAGCTCCACAGAAACATGTTCAAGCTCTTTGCATTTTACAAAGATCTTTCTAGAACCCTCTCACTAATGCCACAGCCATATCTCGCTCCTTGTCTTCCCAGCGGAACGTACAGAAAGAAGGGTCCACATGTGCTGACTCCTCGTCACCTCTGGCTCCTGCACCCTGCCCCCAGGCTTCCAGTGAAGCAGCTCCTATCGAGGAGCCAAATGCAAAGGAGTTCCGTCCTGCTATTCCTTGAGCTTTGCAGCATCGGCTACTGTCCGGCCCTTCCTGTGATTGTTTCTCTTCTTGGTTTCAACAATTCTCTAATTCGGAGAGAAGAACATGCACTTTGGAGCCAGGAGAGCTAGATCCCATTCTGGTTCCACTAGCTCTGCTCTCTCCATCGACGTCCCACCGACACTTCCACCTCCACACGTCCAGGACTCATCATCTTCCCACAGAACCTGCACCTCCTCTGATACATCTGATCTCACGGGAATGGCGCTCTGTCCTGCAGCTGCCGGTGCTAAAATCCTAGGTCCCACCCGCGACACTCCCCTCTCCACACTCGCCACATCCAGAGTCGCTGAATCCTTCTCTCCTCTGCATCCCCACTGCCAGTGCTCCCTTCTCCCCCTGGGTCACTGAAAACCTCTCAACAGCCCTCACTGCTGCCACTCCCGGCCCTTCTGATTTGTACTCCACGCGACAGGCAAGAGATCCCTCCACAACACAGGTCCAGTCTTCAAGGGCCCTCGGGATCTGGCCCCCGCCTACCTGTTCAGTCTcattttgtgcctttttttttttcttttggccacgctgtgcggcttgtgggatcttagttccccgaccagggattgaacccgggccctcggcagtgagagtgcaaagtcctaaccactggaccgccagggaagtcccctgtccaGCCTcacttccctcactccctcctgaCACTCCAACCTGCTGCCACATCAAACTCTTGCCAGGTTCCCTGGGTTTCATAATACGCCATCGTCTTCCAAGCTTTCATCCATTGCTCCATTTGCTAAAATTCCCTTTCTCGCCTAGTTCACCAGGTGATGCCTATTCAGCTCTCAATCttcagctcaaatatcacctcctccaggaacaGAGGTGTTCCCAGCATGGACTGTCACAAGCTTCCATAGCAAGCTGTGGATACCTTTCTACTGCACTGTATGCTACGCCTGCTTGGGTGTCTGCTGAGCTGCTGTATCATAAGCCCCTTCCAGAGACATGGCTTATCTCTATACTCCCAACCCCAGTCAATAACCGGCATAGAGTTGGTACTCAATTAATGTTATATTCATGAATAGATTCATTATTGAAAAGGTGATAGCAAAATGACCAACACCCCATCAGATGGAACGTGGGCGCGGCAACTGGATCCTCCCATCTTCGTGGTGAACAAGATAGAGCAAATGAACGTAGGATTACTGCACTCAGACCTTGGCATAAAAACATCCTTTCAAAGCCAAGCAAAACTCTAGACTCTCAACCAAGTGAAAATAGTTGAATGATGAAAGACTCGTTCCCTGACTGATCATGTCTTCGTCTGCAGTGGCTGCTCCGTCAGTGGGTAGCAGCATTGCAAATGTACACGTGGACCTCTCAGCTGTTACACTTGACTCTCTGGAACCCTTCAAAACCGCAGCTGGAGAAAAGCCCCAAAGCTGCTGACCTCACCCATCTCTGCCTCATCTtgtcttccctcttttccttgaagtGAAGGAGACTTCCTGACGCTAGGCAGCCTGCAAACAGATCTTTACATTTCCAAGGAGTGGAAAACAGGCTGAACTGGAAAAAGAGAACAGTTGGaagaaatgatcatttttatccacacaagcatttatttttttctgaggacCACTTATAGTAGAAGTAGGGGTGCCTGTAGCACTTACCCTCTCTGCTAATTCATAATGTACACATTTCCAGTTCCCACCCAGGATTAAAGAGATTAAGATGCCAGAACGTGAAATAATACCACACAGCCTCAAAATCTGGTTGCTAATTCCAGGATGGTTGTAGAAAGCTAGACTGGCCTGTACGTAGAGGCAAAGTATTCACGATAGGTGGCTTAGCATGAGGTCAGATCTAGTTCCCTGCTTTCTAGCTTTATGGTCTTGGGCAGGTGACTCACCCTCTCTCTCTGCTGCAAAGTCCTCACCTGTATGTGTAGATAACGATGTACTGACTTCATACGTGCAAGGCACTTAGAAAAAATGCCGGGCAGCAGCAAGCTGTCAAGATCGGAGCCCAGCATAAGAATCCttgccatgggcttccctggtggcgcagtggttgagagtctgcctgccgatgcaggggacataggtttgtgccccggtccgggaagatcccacatgccgcggagcggctgggcccgtgatccatggccgctgagcctgcgcgtctggagcctgtgctccgcaacgggagaggccacaacagtgagaggcccgcgtaccacaaaaaaaaaaaaaaaaaaaaaaaagaatccttgccTTGTAGAGTTATTGTGAGCTTTGAGTGAGATAATGTAATAAATGGTTGATACTGTTGTCCCTTCTAAAAGTGCAGTAAAAGCCAGGGGcagttgatttttaatttatttgagtaTTACAGAACTCTAGATGAAATATCTTAATACAACACGCCATCCCAGAACCGAGAGGAAGAAGTTATACACAAGGAAGGAGCTGTGGAGAGTAAGGGGACTTGTAAAGAAAGGGACAGACAGAGAAGAGAGCCTCAGAAGACAGTGTGAGATATAACTGGAGAAAGAACAGATTCAGGGTGGGGCTCAGGGCTGATGAAAGAAGACAgtaggctgggggctgggagaagaGCCTGGGTCTGAGGTTGTAATAGGAAAATCACAGAGAGAGAATGTCCTCAGGATGCTGGAATAAAGAGAACAAGGCCTACAGCACTGGCTGGAAAGAGGAGACAGCAAGAATTTTGTTAGGTCACAGGTGGGGATGCTGGTCAAGGTGTTGCCAGGTGCCAGTGGTCTTGGCTACAAGGTGCTCTGAGaccaaacacagaaaaacactTCTCCAGATCCCAAAGGGACAAGGAACCAGGGATGGTCTTCAACGTGGAATTGGAGAGTGGAAGGAGTCGGGACTGGAAAGAAGGACTTCACCTAAGGGCCAGGACCACAGCAAAGGCTAAATGGGGAGCTGGCTGTGTCTCAGAAGGGGCGATGGTGTGTGGGAACagcaaggattcttttttttactgtaacCTGTGGCAAATGAATGGGATTCAGCTCCGTAAGCTGCAGCAAACCCAACTGAGTGACCTGAGCACCACACCATAGACCACCCACATCAAAtactcactgagcacctactagtgGGGGTCATTTCAAGATGCTCAGAGGATGAAGGAGGGGCCAGCCCCCAAGTGATGGCAAGATGAACTTCCCCACCTTCTCCtcctgggcggggggggggggggggggagggaaggaataaaCACAGAGCCCTTCAGGGGATAAGATAGGGTGCCTTGCCCCATTTTGGTTCCCTGGGGTTTCTCGGAGATGAGGAGGtgaaaaactctttttttaatgttttcccacaatttctgggggcgggggggaagtaaaggagggagaaacaaaaacaacaaatatcgGGAAGAAATCATCATCCCTCCcatgttttgtatttctaaaCATGATTCCGTACGTCTGAATCTTTCATTTACACCCATGTCCTTGTCATTTCCGCATCTTCGACGGTGTTAAGTCTCCTGTCATCTCCCTGGCAAGACACCCCCAGTCGCAGACACACTGAAGGGCACAGAGTCTGTACAGCCAGCAGCAGCAGCGACAGAGCGTCGAGGCCACTCCTGAACTCAGACTGGCGACTGTCAGGCAGGGCTGGGTTCGACAGTCCCTCTGGGAAGAGGCTTGCGAAGGAGGACGGATACCTACCCGTACAGTCCTCCAGGGAACATGGGGAGCTCTCCGAGGACATTCCAGGGCAGCCAGGtcgggagggggaggagggcaggcacAGGCGGCGACGCTCTCTGACACCGTCCCCACACGTGGCACTACACTGGCTCCACGGCTGCCACAGTCCCCAAGTTTCTGCAAGGACATCGGCCAGGCTTTTAATGCTAGCTCACTTGAGAATCAGAATTTAACGGCACCCAAACGAAGCAGCAAAACTCAAATCTCAGGCTTTGAAAAGTCAGTAAAGAAGCACATTCCCACAGAAGAGGAAAGCTGGAATGTTGCTGCTCCCCCTACAACAAAGGAAAGCTGTATAACCTACAAAATATCAACCTTCCTAGAACTCTTCAGAGAGCTAAGGTCACAGGACAACCAAATGGCCTGAATTCGAAGGAAAGACAGACTCCTCCAAGGAAAGCCAGGATGCAAACACTGCTTGCTGGGGCAGATGCCAGGCCTCATACAAGCTGGAGAGAAATcatctaaaaatataatgaacCGCCAGAAGCCTGGTGTGGGCTAGCATGAGAATACAGAACCCCTGGGAGTCGCACTACCCAACTGGGAATTTGTACCCACTTGCAGGCTCTTCTCCACGGATCTCACCAGATCTTCACAAGGAGGACCGAGGGCAGGCAGAAGACCAGGGAGAGCCTCCCTCATGGTGGAGTccaaggaggggaggagaagcttCGTGGAAAAGACACAAACCTCACCCAGACCCTCCTCCCCATCTGCTCCATCAACAAAAGCCCAACCACTGCGGACAGGGCAGAAAACCCTGTCACTGTAAGAGCAGCAGCTGAAACCTAGTGCTGCccaggaatggaaaaagaagaaaatctttcaCCCCTAGAGAGGGGGAGGAAAGACCCTGGGCCCACACTTATAGACAGCTTCTACCACCGGCAAGGGGCAGGGTCATTACAAAGCCCCATCCTTGAgactcagaggcagagcactTGCCTAAGACTAAGGCTGAACCAGAACAAGAAGATGTTCTTCCACTCCCATCACCTAACACCCACCCTGCTCCAGGCTAGCAATTACCAAGTATCAAATAACAAGAGTCCACTGCTGGGGGAGAGGCAAGAGTGACAAGGAAAAGCCTTTCTGATGTGCAGGCTCAAGCCTAAAGTTGAGGGTGCAACAGAAGTATGGAGAAAACCCTCTGGCAACCCAATTCCTACCCTAAACACAAAGCAACAGTAGAAAATTTTGAACTCGATCGTGCACTGAGGATAGCCATAGCAACAGCAAAAACTCAAACACACCTCAATTCCTTATTATATTGACCCAATCTCCACACTGAAGTCCTAGCATAAATAGGGTACGCCAATTTCCAGGCATAAATGCTATTTATCAGTGTCTACTGTTCTAAGAAAATGTCCAACTTTCAaccaaaaattatgagacatacaaagaaacaagaaaaaaacaataaaatatccaaGTAATTAAGATAACCAGACTCAGATGTGAcccagatattggaattatcagagaGAGATattaactatgattaatatgttaacgTTTTCGTGGAAAATGTGAATAAGATGCATGAACAGATGGAAAGTTTCATCAGAGAACTGTAAACTAAAAAGAGTTCATCGGAATGCTAGAAATTAACAGCATGgcaacagagatgaagaatgccTTCTAGGGGCTCATCAACAGACTCAACATAGCTGAGGAAAGAAACAGTGAAACTGAATATAGATCGATAGAAATCACtcaaactgagacacaaagagagagagaaaaaaagaagagtgaataaaacagaacagaataccCAAGAgttgtgggacaatatcaaataGTCTGTCATACATATGACTAgaatcccagaagaaaaagagactaATGTCCAAGAATTctccaaaattaatgaaagacaCCAAACTACATCCAAGATACTCAGAAAACATGACGCAGTATaaacacaaaaaagcaaacaaacaaaaaagttaaacacactACAAACtgctaaaaactaaaaacaaatagaaaactttGAAGgctgtggagggagagagggggcaaGGTGGAATTACATCAcatacagaagaataaaaatctgAATTATAGCACACTTCTCATCATGCAAGCCAGAGATATGGACTGACATCTCTAGAgtactggagaaaaaaatcaccaaCCCCAAATTCCATATCCAGTGaaagtatctttcaaaaatgaaggaaaagtaaagactttttcagatgaatgaaaattaatagaattaattAATTCTACCAACAGACCTTCACTATAAAAAATGTTCCAAGAAAATTCTTCAAGCAGAAGGAATGTGATACCAGGCAAACCTGCATcaatataaaggaatgaagtgTGCTAGAATTAGCATTTATAGAGGTAAAGATAAAATTtacttcttcttatttttaaatgctctaaAATATAATTGATGATCTAAAGCAAAACAGtagcaatggggcttccctggtggcgcagtggttgggggtccgcctgccaatgcaggggacgtgggttcgtgccccagtccgggaggatcccgcatgccgtggagcggctgggcccgtgggccatggccactgggcccgcgcgtccggggcctgcgcgtccggagcctgtgctccgcagcaggggaggccacagcagtgagaggcccgcataccgcaaaaaaaaaaaccaaaacagtagCAATGTATTATGTGTTTATAccatatataaagtaaaatgtataaCAATCATTCAAAGAATGGGAGAAACGAATTGGAATTGTActgttaatatcagacaaagcagACTGCAGAACAAGgagtattaccagagataaagagggaTGTTACATAATGACCAAAGGGTCAATTCAGCCAGCAGCCTTAACAACCATAAATAGGGATGCGACTAACaccagagcttcaaaatacatactACGAAACATTCCCAGAACAGTCATTATTGATTGACAAATGCAAACATCTCTTCCAAGCATATAAGTAATCACTGCCAGAGAGAATAATTGAATAATTCCCTACAAATAATTACCCTAAGTCCCTTCTCTGTGAGCACCCATCCAATCCCAAGACCTATCAGGTCATGCCCACACCAGGCACAAGATATCCTCTGCCTAAAAGTCTCTCTTCATCGTTATGGACAAAAACTCACAATGCAGTCAAGGGTATACAAAGCACTACAAAAACATACGGAAAACGTGCAGGGCAGTTACATTCTCAGGTGAGCCAAGTGGTGCAATCTTTGGAATGAGTCGTGGCACATGACTTCTTTAGAGCAATTAAAAGTCTC is a window of Delphinus delphis chromosome 18, mDelDel1.2, whole genome shotgun sequence DNA encoding:
- the THSD1 gene encoding thrombospondin type-1 domain-containing protein 1 isoform X2 — protein: MKQMLKDFSNLLLVVLCDYVLGEAEYLLLGEPGHVALSNRTVSVDFQYLDGANGTLRNVSVLLLEANTNQTVTTKYLLTNQSQGTLEFECFYFKEAGDYRFTMTPEATDSSPPVPWWERSAFLKVEWPVFHVDLNRTSKAAEGTFQVGLFTSQPLCLFPVDKPGILVDVTFTNSLPEARMSQGQPLEIRASKRAELAQGQWVEFGCAPVGPEAYVTVVLKLLGGDSVITSTGPIDLAQKFGYALVMKPELTCESGVEVRVLPPPCIFVQGVIAVFREAPRRPGERTIRLAENSLTLGERRTVFNCTLFDVGRHKYCFDFGVSSRSQFSAKEKECMLIQRNIAFQPSSPSPFQPQTPVKSNNIVTVTGISLCLFIIVATVLITLWRKLGRTPKCSTPVHHNSLHAPGCRKNSDEENICELSEPRGSFSDAGDGPVGSPAGQGIPLTYRRSVPAPPDDETSGSESFQSNAQKIIPPLFSYRLAQQQLKEMKKKGLTETTKVYHVSQSPLTDTAIDAAVTAPPGGSESPEEAAAGKFRLKSPFLEQPPAVGAGDRPPSRLDHPLSPASCAVSPSQSLLRKSQMRSHPRGSHFRRTASFHEARQARPFRERSLSTLTPRQAPAYSSRNRTWDQAGERVRPPSRGAALFPEKRDHCPGAGGSSGPLSPFPKPHTLGQPTRKPDLGDRQAGFVAGGERTEPHRARRGPSPSHRNVSRKRPSSPAPRDSYQRVSPLSPSQCRKDKCQSFPAHPEFAYYDNTSFGLTEAEQGMLDLPGYFGSNEEDETTSTLSVEKLVI
- the THSD1 gene encoding thrombospondin type-1 domain-containing protein 1 isoform X1, translated to MKQMLKDFSNLLLVVLCDYVLGEAEYLLLGEPGHVALSNRTVSVDFQYLDGANGTLRNVSVLLLEANTNQTVTTKYLLTNQSQGTLEFECFYFKEAGDYRFTMTPEATDSSPPVPWWERSAFLKVEWPVFHVDLNRTSKAAEGTFQVGLFTSQPLCLFPVDKPGILVDVTFTNSLPEARMSQGQPLEIRASKRAELAQGQWVEFGCAPVGPEAYVTVVLKLLGGDSVITSTGPIDLAQKFGYALVMKPELTCESGVEVRVLPPPCIFVQGVIAVFREAPRRPGERTIRLAENSLTLGERRTVFNCTLFDVGRHKYCFDFGVSSRSQFSAKEKECMLIQRNIETWGLWQPWSQCSATCGDGVRERRRLCLPSSPSRPGCPGMSSESSPCSLEDCTAFQPSSPSPFQPQTPVKSNNIVTVTGISLCLFIIVATVLITLWRKLGRTPKCSTPVHHNSLHAPGCRKNSDEENICELSEPRGSFSDAGDGPVGSPAGQGIPLTYRRSVPAPPDDETSGSESFQSNAQKIIPPLFSYRLAQQQLKEMKKKGLTETTKVYHVSQSPLTDTAIDAAVTAPPGGSESPEEAAAGKFRLKSPFLEQPPAVGAGDRPPSRLDHPLSPASCAVSPSQSLLRKSQMRSHPRGSHFRRTASFHEARQARPFRERSLSTLTPRQAPAYSSRNRTWDQAGERVRPPSRGAALFPEKRDHCPGAGGSSGPLSPFPKPHTLGQPTRKPDLGDRQAGFVAGGERTEPHRARRGPSPSHRNVSRKRPSSPAPRDSYQRVSPLSPSQCRKDKCQSFPAHPEFAYYDNTSFGLTEAEQGMLDLPGYFGSNEEDETTSTLSVEKLVI